The Oreochromis niloticus isolate F11D_XX linkage group LG13, O_niloticus_UMD_NMBU, whole genome shotgun sequence genome has a window encoding:
- the LOC102079633 gene encoding 2-5A-dependent ribonuclease, translating to MSKSNSGNLKSEKEILQLPKLDHPHIIRYVDVEEDKKFEYLCLQLFEYTLDSYINEINKDRGKDFLLQRLVKQLLESLKVLHSQDPPILHKNLIPKNILIDVIGRVRLAGFGMSNQKQDSYTSSSEIKVAGFLISHILSGARRKFKTEIKKCKDNLKHINDVVAKNLIKWMIRDEPEGRPKAEECLDHPFFWTKNEKFEYPRWTANRKEVKNCREADQNLKPFKDWKKEFSSTIVTELDTYSRETPPKPKPYPETVFGLLLFIRNLHEHYPHYAKECDAVNKFPDLFGWVYKYAEDHHWNSESPLKEMFQRKKDKVDFSTVL from the exons ATGTCTAAAAGCAACAGTGGCAATCTgaagagtgaaaaagaaatcCTACAACTCCCTAAACTCGATCATCCTCATATCATACGATATGTTGATGTTGAAGAGGACAAGAAATTTGAATATCTTTGTCTGCAACTTTTTGAATACACCTTGGATAGCTATATCAACGAAATTAATAAAGACCGTGGGAAAGATTTCCTTTTACAGAGACTCGTCAAACAACTTCTTGAAAGTCTAAAGGTGCTTCACTCTCAAGATCCTCCAATTCTCCACAAAAATCTCATACCCAAGAACATTTTGATTG ATGTTATTGGGAGGGTAAGATTAGCTGGTTTTGGCATGAGCAACCAGAAACAAGACTCATACACGTCAAGCAGTGaaataaag GTGGCAGGATTTCTGATTTCTCATATCCTCTCTGGAGCCCGGCGTAAATTTAAAACTGAAATCAAAAAATGTAAGGACAATTTGAAACATATTAACGATGTGGTGGCAAAGAATCTCATCAAGTGGATGATCAGAGATGAGCCAGAGGGCAGACCCAAAGCAGAAGAATGCTTGGACCATCCCTTCTTCTGGACTAAGAACGA GAAATTTGAATACCCGAGATGGACTGCTAACAGGAAGGAAGTGAAAAACTGTCGGGAGGCTGACCAGAACCTGAAACCCTTTAAAGACTGGAAAAAAGAG TTTTCATCCACTATTGTTACGGAGCTGGACACTTATAGTCGTGAAACACCTCCCAAACCCAAACCATACCCTGAAACTGTATTTGGACTGCTCCTTTTTATACGTAATCTCCATGAGCATTA TCCGCATTACGCAAAGGAGTGTGATGCAGTGAACAAATTTCCAGATCTCTTTGGTTGGGTTTACAAGTATGCCGAGGACCATCACTGGAATTCAGAGTCACctttgaaagaaatgtttcaaagaaaaaaagacaaagtggaCTTTAGCACAGTGTTGTGA